From Antennarius striatus isolate MH-2024 chromosome 9, ASM4005453v1, whole genome shotgun sequence, one genomic window encodes:
- the osbpl3b gene encoding oxysterol-binding protein-related protein 3 isoform X1 — protein sequence MGSEERSSTMSQKISSVSRSNSSSSSKHDSRQDSWEIVEGLRGGFSNVLEPQKQEGYMLKKRKWPLKGWHKRYFFLDKGVLKYGKCSADIEKGKLHGCIDVGLSVMAIKKKAKCIDLDAEENIYHLKIKSQELFDEWVSKLRHHRLYRQNEIAMYPNEKSFHYSHYSSPNSPNMVESASVRKCMSIRRQSTMHSAVAFPLSCNSQAKVAAWLQSSDDMDKCSKDLSVCEAYLLELNHLLQSMEILHRTYSAPSIQALQASTFDSPKKEKRLPKKWRSKNYNKDVKTTLQVPSSISTTRLHASNPNLSTAALGNDKVDPEPLDSPCEVAKLQQDFCRVASDLHATMKSAISSLMSERERLKQCLDHETCPPTSPQVVGLKNTLAMALAQNSELRERLCKIHVESHIVEPTLLNVTAPLQKQDTVDGSHPLVHQVSNESRASVTESLSEFFDAQEVLLSASSSENEVSEDDSYISDISDNISMGNFSNETESDRQNPGSVEEATGISQRRSCLPSPSPNNSTISLWNILRNNIGKDLSKVTMPVQLNEPLNALQRLCEELEYSELLDRAANTEDAFERMVYIATFIVSGYASSYYRTGGKPFNPVLGETYECDRPDKGFRFVAEQVSHHPPISACHAESKNFIFWQDVRCKNKFWGKSMEIVPVGTTHVTLPGFGDHYEWNKVTSCIHNILSGQRWIEHYGEISIKNTSNDICQCKITFVKAKYWNSRVNEVEGTITDNKGKVIHRLFGKWHESVFRGDPPSATCIWRANAIPADHEQYYGFTKFAIELNELDQSLKLLLPPTDTRLRVDQRLLEEGKLEDAEEQKQRIEQLQRDRRRVLEENNIPHQPKFFRKSKDDTWVCNNTYWVLRKDPGFTHIDFSTLW from the exons ATTGAGAAAGGGAAGCTACATGGTTGCATTGACGTGGGTCTCTCCGTCAtggccattaaaaaaaaagccaagtGCATCGATCTTGATGCGGAGGAAAACATCTATCATCTAAAG ATTAAGTCACAGGAACTGTTTGATGAATGGGTGTCAAAGCTACGTCACCACCGGCTCTATCGGCAAAATGAGATTGCCATGTACCCAAATGAGAAATCCTTCCACTATTCCCACTACTCCTCCCCCAACTCTCCCAACATGGTCGAGAGCGCCTCTGTCAGAAAG TGCATGTCTATACGAAGGCAATCAACGATGCATTCTGCAGTAGCCTTTCCTTTAAGCTGTAACAGCCAGGCCAAAGTGGCCGCTTGGCTCCAGTCATCTGACGACATGGACAAGTGCTCCAAAG atctgtctgtctgtgaggcCTACCTGCTGGAGCTCAACCACTTGCTTCAGAGTATGGAAATTCTCCACCGGACCTATTCTGCTCCATCAATCCAGGCGCTGCAG GCATCTACGTTTGACAgccccaaaaaagaaaagagacttCCAAAGAAATGGCGTTCTAAAAACTACAACAAAGATGTCAAAACAACCCTGCAG GTACCCAGCAGCATCTCCACCACCCGCCTCCACGCCTCCAACCCCAACCTCTCCACTGCAGCACTCGGCAATGACAAGGTCGACCCTGAACCCCTGGATTCGCCGTGTGAAGTGGCCAAACTGCAGCAGGACTTCTGCCGTGTTGCCTCTGATT TGCATGCAACCATGAAGTCAGCCATAAGTTCACTGATGTCTGAGAGGGAGCGATTAAAACAATGTCTGGACCACGAAACGTGCCCTCCCACTTCCCCACAGGTTGTGGGTCTGAAGAATACACTTGCAATG GCTTTAGCCCAGAACTCTGAGTTGAGAGAGCGCCTGTGCAAGATTCATGTCGAGTCCCACATCGTAGAGCCCACACTGTTAAATGTCACTGCCCCTCTACAG AAACAGGATACTGTTGATGGGTCCCATCCCCTCGTACACCAAGTGTCCAATGAGAGCAGAGCTTCAGTCACAGAATCTTTGTCGGAGTTCTTTGATGCACAAGAAGTTCTGCTGTCTGCTAGTTCCTCTGAAAATGAA gtATCAGAGGACGACTCATACATTAGTGACATTAGCGACAACATATCCATGGGCAACTTCAGCAATGAGACAGAGAGTGACAGACAAAACCCAG GGTCCGTGGAGGAAGCCACTGGCATTTCTCAGCGGAGATCCTGTCTCCCCTCGCCAAGCCCCAACAACAGCACCATCAGCCTGTGGAACATCCTCAGGAACAACATTGGCAAAGACCTATCCAAAGTGACAATGCCTGTGCAGCTTAATGAGCCGCTCAATGCCCTGCAGAGACTGTGTGAGGAACTGGAGTATAGCGAGCTGCTAGACAGGGCTGCCAACACGGAAGACGCCTTTGAACGTATG GTATACATAGCTACATTTATTGTATCAGGCTATGCATCCAGCTACTACCGAACTGGGGGAAAGCCTTTCAACCCTGTCTTGGGAGAGACATATGAATGTGACCGGCCTGACAAAGGCTTCCGATTTGTTGCAGAGCAG GTTAGCCACCACCCACCAATCTCTGCTTGCCATGCAGAGTCTAAAAACTTCATCTTCTGGCAAG ATGTGAGGTGTAAGAACAAGTTCTGGGGGAAGTCAATGGAGATTGTTCCTGTTGGTACGACTCATGTAACTCTGCCAGG atttGGAGACCACTATGAGTGGAACAAGGTGACGTCCTGCATCCACAACATTCTCAGTGGACAACGCTGGATCGAGCACTATGGAGAGATCTCAATCAAAAACACCAGTAATGACATTTGTCAGTGCAAGATCACTTTTGTTAAG GCCAAATACTGGAATTCACGAGTGAATGAAGTGGAGGGAACTATTACGGATAATAAAGGAAAAGTCATCCACAGGCTGTTCGGAAAGTGGCATGAATCAGTTTTCCGTGGAGATCCGCCTTCAGCCACATGCATCTGGAGAGCAA ATGCAATACCAGCAGACCATGAGCAGTACTATGGTTTCACAAAGTTTGCTATTGAGCTGAATGAACTGGACCAATCCCTGAAACTGCTGCTACCACCCACAGACACCAGGTTACGTGTGGACCAAAG ATTGCTGGAGGAGGGCAAACTGGAAGATGCAGAGGAGCAGAAGCAGAGGATTGAACAGCTGCAGCGAGATAGGAGGAGAGTCCTGGAAGAGAATAACATACCACATCAACCTAAATTCTTCAG GAAGTCAAAGGATGACACCTGGGTGTGCAACAACACATACTGGGTGCTTAGGAAGGACCCTGGCTTCACTCACATCGATTTTTCTACACTGTGGTGA
- the osbpl3b gene encoding oxysterol-binding protein-related protein 3 isoform X2, with the protein MGSEERSSTMSQKISSVSRSNSSSSSKHDSRQDSWEIVEGLRGGFSNVLEPQKQEGYMLKKRKWPLKGWHKRYFFLDKGVLKYGKCSADIEKGKLHGCIDVGLSVMAIKKKAKCIDLDAEENIYHLKIKSQELFDEWVSKLRHHRLYRQNEIAMYPNEKSFHYSHYSSPNSPNMVESASVRKCMSIRRQSTMHSAVAFPLSCNSQAKVAAWLQSSDDMDKCSKDLSVCEAYLLELNHLLQSMEILHRTYSAPSIQALQASTFDSPKKEKRLPKKWRSKNYNKDVKTTLQVPSSISTTRLHASNPNLSTAALGNDKVDPEPLDSPCEVAKLQQDFCRVASDLHATMKSAISSLMSERERLKQCLDHETCPPTSPQVVGLKNTLAMALAQNSELRERLCKIHVESHIVEPTLLNVTAPLQDTVDGSHPLVHQVSNESRASVTESLSEFFDAQEVLLSASSSENEVSEDDSYISDISDNISMGNFSNETESDRQNPGSVEEATGISQRRSCLPSPSPNNSTISLWNILRNNIGKDLSKVTMPVQLNEPLNALQRLCEELEYSELLDRAANTEDAFERMVYIATFIVSGYASSYYRTGGKPFNPVLGETYECDRPDKGFRFVAEQVSHHPPISACHAESKNFIFWQDVRCKNKFWGKSMEIVPVGTTHVTLPGFGDHYEWNKVTSCIHNILSGQRWIEHYGEISIKNTSNDICQCKITFVKAKYWNSRVNEVEGTITDNKGKVIHRLFGKWHESVFRGDPPSATCIWRANAIPADHEQYYGFTKFAIELNELDQSLKLLLPPTDTRLRVDQRLLEEGKLEDAEEQKQRIEQLQRDRRRVLEENNIPHQPKFFRKSKDDTWVCNNTYWVLRKDPGFTHIDFSTLW; encoded by the exons ATTGAGAAAGGGAAGCTACATGGTTGCATTGACGTGGGTCTCTCCGTCAtggccattaaaaaaaaagccaagtGCATCGATCTTGATGCGGAGGAAAACATCTATCATCTAAAG ATTAAGTCACAGGAACTGTTTGATGAATGGGTGTCAAAGCTACGTCACCACCGGCTCTATCGGCAAAATGAGATTGCCATGTACCCAAATGAGAAATCCTTCCACTATTCCCACTACTCCTCCCCCAACTCTCCCAACATGGTCGAGAGCGCCTCTGTCAGAAAG TGCATGTCTATACGAAGGCAATCAACGATGCATTCTGCAGTAGCCTTTCCTTTAAGCTGTAACAGCCAGGCCAAAGTGGCCGCTTGGCTCCAGTCATCTGACGACATGGACAAGTGCTCCAAAG atctgtctgtctgtgaggcCTACCTGCTGGAGCTCAACCACTTGCTTCAGAGTATGGAAATTCTCCACCGGACCTATTCTGCTCCATCAATCCAGGCGCTGCAG GCATCTACGTTTGACAgccccaaaaaagaaaagagacttCCAAAGAAATGGCGTTCTAAAAACTACAACAAAGATGTCAAAACAACCCTGCAG GTACCCAGCAGCATCTCCACCACCCGCCTCCACGCCTCCAACCCCAACCTCTCCACTGCAGCACTCGGCAATGACAAGGTCGACCCTGAACCCCTGGATTCGCCGTGTGAAGTGGCCAAACTGCAGCAGGACTTCTGCCGTGTTGCCTCTGATT TGCATGCAACCATGAAGTCAGCCATAAGTTCACTGATGTCTGAGAGGGAGCGATTAAAACAATGTCTGGACCACGAAACGTGCCCTCCCACTTCCCCACAGGTTGTGGGTCTGAAGAATACACTTGCAATG GCTTTAGCCCAGAACTCTGAGTTGAGAGAGCGCCTGTGCAAGATTCATGTCGAGTCCCACATCGTAGAGCCCACACTGTTAAATGTCACTGCCCCTCTACAG GATACTGTTGATGGGTCCCATCCCCTCGTACACCAAGTGTCCAATGAGAGCAGAGCTTCAGTCACAGAATCTTTGTCGGAGTTCTTTGATGCACAAGAAGTTCTGCTGTCTGCTAGTTCCTCTGAAAATGAA gtATCAGAGGACGACTCATACATTAGTGACATTAGCGACAACATATCCATGGGCAACTTCAGCAATGAGACAGAGAGTGACAGACAAAACCCAG GGTCCGTGGAGGAAGCCACTGGCATTTCTCAGCGGAGATCCTGTCTCCCCTCGCCAAGCCCCAACAACAGCACCATCAGCCTGTGGAACATCCTCAGGAACAACATTGGCAAAGACCTATCCAAAGTGACAATGCCTGTGCAGCTTAATGAGCCGCTCAATGCCCTGCAGAGACTGTGTGAGGAACTGGAGTATAGCGAGCTGCTAGACAGGGCTGCCAACACGGAAGACGCCTTTGAACGTATG GTATACATAGCTACATTTATTGTATCAGGCTATGCATCCAGCTACTACCGAACTGGGGGAAAGCCTTTCAACCCTGTCTTGGGAGAGACATATGAATGTGACCGGCCTGACAAAGGCTTCCGATTTGTTGCAGAGCAG GTTAGCCACCACCCACCAATCTCTGCTTGCCATGCAGAGTCTAAAAACTTCATCTTCTGGCAAG ATGTGAGGTGTAAGAACAAGTTCTGGGGGAAGTCAATGGAGATTGTTCCTGTTGGTACGACTCATGTAACTCTGCCAGG atttGGAGACCACTATGAGTGGAACAAGGTGACGTCCTGCATCCACAACATTCTCAGTGGACAACGCTGGATCGAGCACTATGGAGAGATCTCAATCAAAAACACCAGTAATGACATTTGTCAGTGCAAGATCACTTTTGTTAAG GCCAAATACTGGAATTCACGAGTGAATGAAGTGGAGGGAACTATTACGGATAATAAAGGAAAAGTCATCCACAGGCTGTTCGGAAAGTGGCATGAATCAGTTTTCCGTGGAGATCCGCCTTCAGCCACATGCATCTGGAGAGCAA ATGCAATACCAGCAGACCATGAGCAGTACTATGGTTTCACAAAGTTTGCTATTGAGCTGAATGAACTGGACCAATCCCTGAAACTGCTGCTACCACCCACAGACACCAGGTTACGTGTGGACCAAAG ATTGCTGGAGGAGGGCAAACTGGAAGATGCAGAGGAGCAGAAGCAGAGGATTGAACAGCTGCAGCGAGATAGGAGGAGAGTCCTGGAAGAGAATAACATACCACATCAACCTAAATTCTTCAG GAAGTCAAAGGATGACACCTGGGTGTGCAACAACACATACTGGGTGCTTAGGAAGGACCCTGGCTTCACTCACATCGATTTTTCTACACTGTGGTGA